Below is a genomic region from Paenibacillus rhizovicinus.
TGGTCCCGTTATACGATGCCGATCCATGCTCCGGAATGCATTAGCGAACCGGACCGATCGTGCTGCCAAGGTTCAGGTCCGCCTTGCAAATCTGCCCTTGCACGGACAGCAGCTCCTTGCCTTCGACCAGCTTCATCAGCTGGCTCGCGGCCGTTCGCCCCATCTCGTAGAAAGGCTGATTGAGGCCAGTCACGTCGAGCATCAGCTTGCGGTTCAGGTTCAGCGCATCGTAGGTGACCAAAGATATATCCTGCGGAAACCGCATGCCCAGTTCATTCAGCGCGACGATCACGGCTTCGGCAATCTGGTCGTTCGCCGCGAAGATCGCCGTGCAGCCTCGTGCGCGGATCTCTTCCGCAATGCGCGCGCTGTACGATTCGAACTCTTCTTCGAAATTCTCGTGCTCCGTCGGAATCAGCGCGTCCAGCGCGTTATCGAATTCGAGTCCGGAGTCGAAGAACGCCTGTTTCATGCCGAGCAGCCGTTCGTTGAACGTGCTCACATTCGAGTTGCGGACGAACATGATGCGCCGGTGCCCCTTCTCCAAGAGCATTTTGGTCAAGGCGTACGCCCCGGACACGTTGTCGCTCGTAACGTACGGAATATCGCTGTGATACAGATGACGGTCGAGGAAAATAACTTTGATGCCGTTGGCCCGCAAATACTCGTACAGCCGCTCGTTGCGCTCCATGTGGTCCGGATCGAAGATCGGACTCATGATGACGCCGTCCACCCGCTTCGCGACCGCTCCTTTAATGAGCGATTCCAGCTTATCCAGGCTCCGATCGTCGCTGTAGCTGAGCAAGTGGAACCCGTGCAGCCGAAGCGTATCCTCGATGCCGCGCAGCGCCGTGGCCCAGAGCGGGTTCTCGATGCCGATGACGGATGCCGCGATCAGACCGGAACGGTTATGTCCGAGCTGCGAAAGCATTCCTTCTTCGATATAGGTGCCCCTGCGGTTGTCGCGCTTCAGCAGCCCTTCCCCGCACAGCTCCTTGATCGCTTTCTCGACCGTGTTCACGCTGGACTTGTAAGATTCGGCGAAATGCCTGCTCGATGGCAGCCGCGTCTCCCCCAGCCATTCGCCTTCCATGATGCGTTTCTTGATATCGTCCTTGATTCTGGAATATGGATAACTCGACATAGCGATCAAATTCCCTTTCTATACGGCTTGAATTACTATGACTATATTACATTTGTATCAACTGTGTCAATTTATGTTCAATCCATTTTGAGAGATTGAGACAAAAAGGCTCGCTTTGCTGCGGGGATGCGTGCCATCGCGCGCGAATATTTGCCGCTCAGGCAGCTTTTCGCAGCCGTCTGGCGTTGCTTTGAGACCTCCGCGTTACGGGTGGCTTCCGGCGCCGTCGGCGGCGCTGTCGCGAGAACCTTGTCTTTCGGGCGGTCTCCGCGGCCATTAACCGCGCTGACGCGAGAACTCTGCCTTTCGGGCGGCCTCCGCAGCCATTGGCCGCGCTGACGCGAGAACTCTGCCTTTCGGGCGGTCTCCGCAGCCATTAGCCGCGCTGACGCGAGAACTCTGCCTTTCGGGTGGCCTCCTCAGCCATTAGCCGCGCTGTCCCGAGAACCCTGCCTTTCGGGCGGTCTCCGCAGCCATTAGCCTTTCGGGCAACCCTCTAACGAACCCCACAAGCCTTATTCGCTCGAAAATCGACGTTTATGCATTTTAACGAATCCTAGACGCTTTATCTCAATCATTTTGTCATCTTTTCGCCTACTCTCGGCTTAATAACGACGCTGGAGTTCGTTATTTCGATGAAACACTCATTTTCCAGCCAATAAGCGCGATACGATTCCTTCGCTTATCATGTTGAAGGCGGAGAGTTACCTGCTGAAGCACGTCTTACCAGCGGCTCGAGATCACGACCTCTCCCCGCAACACCCCGCCATACAAGTAAAAACAGCCTCCGGCTTAGCCAGAGGCTGTGAGAAAAACTTCTATTCGCTCCTTGCAAGATTGCTTTCGCCATGAATGTTACGTTGTTGCGGTTATTCGGCGGTTTCGGCCGTTGCGGTTATTTCGGCGCTTTTGACTACCGGCATTTGCACAGCTTCGATGATCGCTTGTGCTTGTTCACTCATGCTCGTCGCTATCCGCCTTCTTGAGTAACTTAGATAGTTATAAACCGCGTCTATCTTCGCATTCAACCAAACGCCTCTTCGTCTATCGAATCCATCCCGCTACCACGAGGCGATGCAGCCGTCCGTACGCGGCTCGGTGCCGCCGATCAGCACGCCGTTCGGCTCCCGCCAAATGATTTGTCCGCAGCCGAACGACCGGCGTTCCGCCGACGGCTGAACGAGATGCCCCCGCTCTTCGAGCTGGCTGGCCAGCGTTTCCGGAAACGCTGTTTCCACCAGTACCTTCTTGCCTTCGATCCATTGCCATCTCGGCGCATCGAGCGCCGCTTGCGGGTTTAAGCCGAAATCGATCATATTGGAAATCACTTGCACATGCCCCTGCGGCTGCATGAATGCGCCCATGACGCCGAACGGCCCGACCGCTTCGCCGTCCTTCGTGATAAAGCCGGGAATGATCGTATGGTAGGGCCGCTTGCCGGGCGAAGCGACGTTGGCATGCGCCGGATCCAGCGAGAAGGACGCGCCTCTGTTCTGCAGGCTGATGCCCGTGCCGGGAACGACGAGTCCCGAACCGAACCCCCGATAATTGCTTTGGATGAACGAGACCATGTTGCCTTCCCCGTCGGCTGTCGCCAAATACACCGTCCCGCCGCTTGGAAGCCGGCCGGGCTCGGGCATAATCGCCTGTCGGCCGATCAGTCCCCTGCGCTGCGCCGCATACTCGGGGGACAGCAGACGTTCCACGCTCGCTTGCATCATGACAGGATCCGTAATATGCTGCAAGCCATCGACGAAGGCCAGCTTCAGCGCTTCGATCTGCGCATGGCAAGTTTCGATCGTATCCTTCCGGCTGAGCGGGATGCCGTTCAACACGTTCAGCGCCATCAGCGCGACGAGCCCCTGCCCATTCGGCGGCATCTCCCATATCTCGTACCCGCGATAGCGGACAGCAATGGGGTCCACCCATTCAGGCCGATGCGCCGCCAGATCTTCCTTGCGGATCAAGCCTCCGGTTTCGCGCGCGAAGCGGTCCAGCGCTTCCGCCAATTCGCCGCGGTAAAAGTCTTCGCCCTTCGTTGCCGCAATCTTCGCCAGCGTCCGCGCGTGATCCGGCGAGCGCCAGATTTCGCCCGGCCGAGGCGCTCGCCCCTCCGGCGCGAAAACGCGGAACCACTCCGCGAACAGCGGATCGTCCGTCTTCGCCGCCCGGGACTGATATGCCTTCTCCCAAGAATATCCGAGCTCCGGCGACAAGGCGAAGCCCTCTTCCGCATAGTCGGCGGCAGGCGCGAGCAGCGCTTCGAACGGCAGTCGTCCGAACCGTTCGGATAACGCCGCCCAAGCGGAAGGCGCGCCGGGCACAGTCACGGGAAGCCAGCCGTCCGGCGGCATCGCCGCTTCGAAGCCGTGCTTCCGAACCTCATCCGGCGTCAACGCCATCGGTGAACGGCCGCTCGCATTCAAGCCGTGAAGCTTGCCTTGATGCCAGACGATTGCAAAAGCATCGCCGCCGATGCCGTTCGCCGTCGGCTCGACGACCGTCAAGCAAGCGGCAGCGGCAATGGCCGCATCGATGGCGTTGCCGCCTTGCTGCAGCACGCGAAGCCCGGCCTGCGAAGCGAGCGGCTGCGACGTCGCGACCATGCCTTTGCGCGCCACGGCAGCCGTCCGCCGCGACGGATACGGATAATTTATCAATTCAAAGCTCATATTCGGAATTCCCCTTCCTTGGTCAAAACCGTAATGGGCAGCAGGCAACAACAAGATTCGTAACGTTTTCGCCGCGCGGCCGCACGATTCCTTCATCGGCCATAGCGCGCTGATGCACAATAGCCCCACAGTACTATCCCGATAGGGACAGAATCCGTCTTCCGAAGCGACTCCCGCTTGGAGCGCATTGTTCCGCGTATCCGAACACCTGCGACGCCTAGTCTGAGCATGCGGCGATTATGCCCGTGAAGGTGAAAGTTCGAAACGGTTGGGGCGTACCGATGTGTCGATAGAGACGTGCGGAAGGGTCGATAGAGGCGTACCGATGTGTCGATAGAGTTGTGCGGATAGGACCAAGCCATCACAAATTTGGCGGACAGAACTGACGCTATTTCATCGATCAGAGCCGTTTCTTCGTAGTATTTGGAATCCGACATTCACTGCTGCACTTAGGCGCCACGCCAGCGCGATGCCTAGTCCCATTCCTCCGAATCTCCCATACACTACAAGAGAGCAAGGGAGGTGATTCTATGTCGATTCAATTTCTAGATTCGCGCATTTCGATCCACAGGGACGACTTCGGCGGCTCGCAGCCGCTATCTACCTTACCGATATTAGTCGGAGATATCGGCCTCCAAGTGTTGGCCGCGATTCCCGCCAATACCTCCAACGTGCGCGTGTCGCTAAGCGGGACGGTCGTCGTTGATTTCGCGCCTCCGGTGGAGCCTACGCTCGAGCTGCCGCCAGGGCCGACCGTTATCACCGTCACGGTCGAACGAGGCGGAGACGGCACTGCCGGCACCGGCGTAACGATCTTGAACGAACAGTTTAACATTCGTGTATTCAGCGCGCTGTTTCCCATCAGCGTTACGGCAGCCGACTTCCCGCCAGCTGCCGACGTGCTGGCGCAGGAAATCCGTTATACGATGTTCGTCGCCACGGACGGCTTCTTCGATCTCATTCTGACCGGACCAGCCGTATTCAACGGCATCGCAGCAGCCGGAACCACCACCTAGCATGTCAAAAAGCCAAAGAACGGAGCGGCGCTCCATGCACTTTGGCTTTTTTACATATCTCGGCTGCGCTTTCGCCGCAGACGAACAGCTCATTCTCCGACTCCGCCCTGCGAACGTTCTATTCGCCTAAGCTTATGCTCACGACGCTGGCGATTCAAATGTATTTCTGTCCCCGGACAGCAAACACATACGGATCGCCTATGAATCCATCGATTTAAACTCTCCCGCCGTCTGCGCGATGTTATTTTTCCGTTCCAACGCAATATTGCGCAAGTAGATGAAGACGCTCGGCAATTGGCCGAGAATGAAGACCGGATCCTTGCGGTAAATCGCATAGATCGACAAAACCACGCTGCCCAAAATACTATAGACCCAGAAGGAGAGCGGCACAACGGTTCGCTTCGCCTTCTCGCTCGCCAGCCACTGCGTGATGAATCGCATCGTAAACATGATCTGTCCGATGAAGCCGAAGACGATCCAGGCCACGCTGCCGCCGGAGAGACTGCCCATCAACGAATGCCACCACATCTTATTGTCCCCTGATTTGGTAGCGAATGACCCGTTTGCGCAGCCAGCCGATGACGATGGCATCCATCAGGCCGACGAACGCGCGGTTGAACACCCCGTATTTGGACACGCCGTGCTGCCGTTCTTGATGGGAGACCGCGATCTCGATGACTTTGAAGCCGTTGATCTTCGCCAGCGTCGGCAGAAAGCGGTGCATCCCTTCGTATAAATAATAGCTGTCCGCCACTTCGCGCTTCATCAGCTTCATCGGGCAGCCCGTATCGTAAATTTCATCCCCCGTCAGCCAGTTGCGAACCCCGTTGCCGACCCGCGACGAAACTTTCTTCACGAGGGTATCCTTGCGCCTGATGCGTTTGCCGTTCACGAAGTCCATGTTCGGAATGTAAGGCATCAGTTTGAAAATATCCCGCGGGTCCGTCTGTAAATCCGCATCGATCAGCGCGACGAGTTCGCCCTTGGATTCTTTCATGCCTGCGTAGAGCGCGGCGGTTTGTCCGCAATTTTTCACGAAGTGGATGACCTTAACGGCAGCATCCCGCTCCGCCAGCTCGTTCAGAATACTCGCGCTCCGATCTTTGCTGCCGTCGTTGACGAGTACGATTTCGTAGCTCTCTACCTTACTGCTGACCGCGTTGGTAATCGCCTCGTGCAGCAGCAGAATGTTCTCTTCCTCGTTATAAATCGGCGCAACGATCGAGAGCTTGACCATATTAATTCCCCCTATACCATGTGACGAACTTGTGCAATCCTTCGGCGAAATCAGTCTGCGGGTCGTAACCGAACAGCCCGTTCGCCTTGGAAATGTCCGCGTACGTCTGCTCCACGTCTCCAGGCTGGTTCGGCAGCCAGCGAAGAAGTGCCTCCTTGCCGAACGCCTGCTCGATGCTCCGAACCAGCTCAAGAAGGGAAATCGTCCGGTTGGTGCCGATATTCACGATTTCATAAACGGTTTCATGCCCCTCGACAAAAGCAAGCGCTCCGATCATGCCGTCGACAATATCCCCGACATACGTATAATCCCGCCTGGACGAACCATCGCCATAGACGGTCAACGGTTCGCCGCGATCCAGCATCCCCACGAATTTATGAATGGCCAGATCCGGCCGCTGCCGTTCCCCGTATACGGTGAAGAACCGCAGCATAATCGTATCGATATCATGTAAATGATAATACGTGTGGCCCAGTACCTCGCATGCTTTCTTCGTGGCGGCATAAGGCGAGATGCTTCGGTCGACCCGATCCTCCTCGGAGAAGGGCACCTTCGCCTGATTGCCGTATACGGAAGAGGACGAAGCGCACAGCCATTTGCGAACGCCGTGCTTGCGCATCGCCTCGAGCACCGTCAGCGTTCCTCTCACGTTGACGTCTTCGTAGAGCAGCGGATCCTCGATCGAAGGACGAACGCCCGCCATGGCCGCCAAGTGAATAACCGCGTCGATCCGCTCGTTCCCGAAGGCCGCAGCCAACTCGTCCGCATGCCGAATATCCGCAACAACGAGCTTGTAGCTGTCCCCTTCGACAGCCTGCTGCAGATGAAGCAGATCGGTTTCTTTGTTCGAATATTGAAATGTCGTTTCCAATCCTGTACTATTCAGGATATTCTTTATTTTGATTTTGTAGTCGTACACGCCGTTAAAATTATCGATGCAAACGACGCGATGGCCAAGCTTCAGCAATCGCTCGCAGAGATGAGAGCCGATAAATCCCGCTCCCCCGGTTACGCAATACGTGCTCATTGTTCATTAGGCCTCCTCCAGTGAATACAACCGTCGTTCATCCGAACCGACCGAATAGTAGTCAAACAGCAGGCGTATGCGCGGATGGTCCGCAAATAAGTTGCGCAGGTCGAAGAAGACGTTGCCCCGCATGCTTTTAACGATGCTGTCCAAGCCGCTCGCCTTGAACTGTTTCCATTCCGTCATTAACACGATTGCATCCGCGTTCCGGGCACAGTCCTCTTCACTCTCGCAAAACGCGACGGCGCCGCTCAAATCCGTCCATGCACGCTCCGCCTGCTTCATGCCTTGCGGGCAGTATGCTTTCACGGCCGCCCCCCGGGCAACGAGTCCGCTGATAATATCATAGCTTGGCGCAAACCGGATATCATCGGTCTCGGGTTTGAAAGACAATCCCCAAACGGCGATCGTTTTGCCCCTGAGCGATCCGTTCGAGGCAAGCACGCCGCTGATTTTGTCCACCATCTTCGCCTTCTGCTTCTCGTTGGCGGCAACGGCTGCGCGCACGACGTACAATTCCTCGCCGTTCTTCTGGCCGACACCGACAAGCGCCTGCATGTCTTTGGGGAAGCAGCTGCCCCCATACCCGGGTCCGGCCTGCAGGAAGTGCGGCGAGATTCGGTCGTCGAGCCCCATGCCCGTCGCGATATCCTGGATGTTCGCGCCGACTTTCTCGGACAGAAGCGCGAGCTCGTTGACGAATGATATTTTGACGCCCAAGAAGGAATTTGCGGCGTACTTGATCATCTCCGCAGTCTCCGGATTCGTATACAAGAACGGAACATGCTGCCGCATATACCCCGCGTAGATCGTTTGCAGCATGCGCTTGGCTTCTTCGTTCTCGGTTCCGATCACGATTCTCGATGGCGACAGCGAGTCGCTGACGGCTTTGCCCTGGCGCAGAAACTCGGGATTCGACGCGACATCGATCCGGAAAGGCTCGTTCCGCGTTTTCAGCACGCCGTCCAGGTAGTTCGCGATACTACGGTTCGTGCCGACAGGCATCGTCGATTTGCAGACGACCACTTTATAGCCGTTCGCATACTTGCCGATCGCATGCATGACTTCATGGACATAGGTGAGATTGGCGCTTCCGTCATCCATTGCAGGCGTGCCGACGGCGATGAAGATAACGTCGCTGGATTGTACGACTTCTTCGGCGCTCGTCGTGAACGAAAGCGTGCCCGCTTCGATTCCGCCGGTCAGCAGCTCATCGAGATCCGGCTCGTAGATCGGAGATATGCCTGCCGCCAAACGATCGATCTTCTCTGCGTCCACGTCCATGCAAGTGACTGGGAAGCCATAACTGGAAAGGACTGCGCCGTGAACTAAACCGACATAACCTGTACCCATAATCCCAATCTTCACCATCGTCCTACCCCGTTTCCATGCTGTTTTCATCACGTTTCGCCGTTATAAGATTGAAACCGCACGTCCGTGGACGCGTAATGCTTGCAATACGAATTTCAGAAAATTAGTTTACCAACTTAACTTTTATAATAATGAGTCATGTAGTATATTTCAAGTATAAGATGTGACGTCAAAAGCTACCATTGGAAGAATGGATCTTGTACCATACTCAACTTACATTCAAATAACCGGCATTGGATAGGAGCACATATGAAGGACAATCAAGAAACCATACTGCGGCTGCAAGAAGCACTCACCCGTTTCGCGAAAGCCGAATGGCGGCAAAAACCGATTCATGGCCTGACGCGCAGCGACATTCGCATCCTCTATTGCATCATGGAGTGCGAGAAAACCGGAAACCGCAAGCCGAGAATTTCGGATATCAGCAAGAAGCTGCTCGTCACGACGCCGACCGTCACCCAATTGATCAAGAAGCTGATTGAAGAGGAACTGATCGAGCGCACTGTAGATCCCGATGACCGCCGCTCCGTCGGCATCGAATTGACGGAGAAGGGAAAAGCGGTCGCCAAGGAAGCCGATGCGCACATCAAGCAGTCGCTCGGAGGACTCGTCGATTTTCTGGGGCTGGAGGAAAGCGAGCATTTGGCCGACCTGTTAACGAAGGCTTTTCACTATTATCATAATCTTGATTAGGGCGAAACATGACTTTCCGAATAAGCCGGCGCCTGGGAAACGCCCGCTGCCCGCTTCCGGGCGGTGAATTTAGTTCCTTTGCGAATTCATTTGCGGCTAAATACAAGAGGAGGCGTCAGTTACGACAACATTGTCGGAGCCTTTTGAAACGCGTCGAATGAGATTTCGTCTCTTGCAGCACGACGATGCGGATGTCGTCTACAGGCAGTTTTCGGACCCGGACATGTGTGCCTTCTTCAGCGAGCCGCCGTGCGATTACGCGGAAGCGCTGGAGATCATCGAACACTACCGGAACCCCGATGGAGAAGACCATCTTCGCTACGGCATGTTTGATAAGGAGACGAATGCGTTTGTCGGAACCTGCGGGTACCACTTCTGGGATCCGGCGCGGAAGCAAGTCGAGATCGGCTATGATATCTGGAAGGACTATTGGAAACAGGGCTACATGACCGAAGCGATGCCCGTTCTCATCGATATCTGCTTCAAGCGGCTTGGCGTGGATTGTATCTACATCCTAACCGATCCGCGGAATGCGGCGTCCGTTGCAGCCGTGGCCAAATTCGGCTTTACGCACGCTGCGCCGTGCAGGGATACGGATGATGGGACGATTTGCTTGAAATTGTTGCGTGCATGATCAATCGGCTGCAACACAACGAAACACCTCACGCCGCTTCGAAAACAAGCCTCCTGACGAAAGCCGGATGAACGCTCATCCGGCTTTTGTTGTGAGCTGAAGCCTCGCAAGATGCAGGAATCCTGCGATTGCGATGAAATTGTGATCGCTCCGAAAAAGCGTTAACATAGAGCTATCAGCCAGATTGTCAGATTGTCAGATTGCTAGACGCTTAGCTTGTCGATCCGAAATTAGAGGAGGAATCGAAATGGATTTCACGAGATTAGGCCAAACTGGCCTGGAAGTATCCAGACTCTGCCTGGGCTGCATGAGCTACGGCCTTTCGGCAAGAGGATCGCATCCGTGGACGCTGGACGAGGAACGGAGCCGGCCCTTCATCCGCAAAGCGCTGGAGCTCGGCATCAACTTCTTCGATACGGCCAACGTCTATTCGGACGGCACGAGCGAGGAAATCGTCGGCCGCGCCCTTAAGGATTTCGCCCGCCGTGAGGACGTCGTGATCGCGACCAAGGTTCACGGCCGCATGCGCCCCGGCCCGAACGGAGCCGGCTTGTCGCGCAAAGCGATCCTGAGCGAAGTGGACGACAGTCTGCAGCGGCTCGGCACGGACTATATCGATCTCTATCAGATCCACCGCTGGGACCCGCATACGCCGATCGAAGAAACGATGGAGGCGCTGCACGATGTCGTCAAATCCGGCAAAGCCCGCTATATCGGCGCCTCCTCCATGTATGCCTGGCAGTTCCTGAAGGCGCAGTACACGGCGGAGAAGAACGGCTGGACCAAATTCGTGAGCATGCAAAATCACTTGAATCTGTTGTACCGCGAAGAAGAGCGGGAAATGCTCCCGCTATGCGCGGATACCGGCGTCGGCGTCATTCCGTGGAGCCCCTTGGCCCGCGGCCGCTTGACGCGCAGCTGGGACGAAATCAGCGAACGGTCGGAGACCGATGCGTTCGGCAAGACGCTGTATACCTCCGCCGTCGACGCGGACCGCGCGATCGTCGAACGCGTCGGCCGCATCGCGAATGCGAGAGGCGTCTCGCAGGCCCAAGTCGCGCTGGCTTGGGTGCTGAACAAGTCCACGGTCACCGCGCCGATCATCGGAGCCACGAAGCCCGTCCACTTGGACGATGCGAACGCGGCGCTGTCGCTTGCGCTGACCGCCGATGAGATCCGCGAGCTGGAAGAGCTGTACGTGCCCCATCCGATATTGGGCTTCCAATAGCGCAGGTGCTGGGATTGTTGGAAAGATTTTGAGCGAGCTTGGAGCTTGGGGCTTGGAACTAGAGCTGGAGCTAGAGCTGGAGCTGGAGCTTGAGCGTCGTTGCCGCGCGCCCATCTCGCACGCGTCGTTATAACGTCGAGGTAGTTCGGCGAATACATGGTACACGACATGCTCCGGTTTCACCGGTTTTCCAAGCATGTCGTGTACTGGGTACACTTCATGCTCATGCCCAAGCTGTCGAGACTTTATCAGCAGCCCGAAGGCGGCCCCGCATCTGCGGAGGCCGCCTTTATCACATTTCCAACGCCCCGCCATCCGGATGCGGCAAACGATTCAATCCTCGAAATCCCCCATGATCATCTGATCCAGCGTCGTTCCGCCGAGCACCATGGGATACACGTTCTCGTTCATCGGCACTTTGAACTCGACAAGCACCGGCGCATTCGTATCGAGCGCTTCCTGCCACGCCCGCCGGGCTTCGGCTTTCGTGGACGCGCTCAGCCCCTTGATGCCGTAAGCTTCGGCAAGCTTAACGAAATTCGGGCTTCCGGCCAGGTCGATCTGGCTGTAGCGCCGTTCGTACATCAGCTCCTGCTGCTGCTTCACCATGCCAAGCACCTGATTGTTGATGACGACGATTTTGACCGGAATGTTATGAACGGCGCAGACGGCCATTTCTTGCGCGCACATCTGCATGCCGCCGTCGCCGTTGATCGAGACGACGAGCCGATCCGGATTGCCGAGCTGCGCTCCGATCGCAGAAGGGAACCCGAAGCCCATCGTGCCCATTCCGCCCGAGGTAATCAGCGAACGCGGATGGTTGAACTTGTAGAACTGCGCGGCCCACATCTGGTGCTGGCCGACGTCCGTCGTGACGATCGCCTCGCCCTTCGTCGTCTCATGGATCATTTCGATGACGAACTGCGGCTTGAGCTCCGTCTCGGAGTCTTGATAGCGCAGCGGGTAGTCGGCTTTGTA
It encodes:
- a CDS encoding GntR family transcriptional regulator, with protein sequence MSSYPYSRIKDDIKKRIMEGEWLGETRLPSSRHFAESYKSSVNTVEKAIKELCGEGLLKRDNRRGTYIEEGMLSQLGHNRSGLIAASVIGIENPLWATALRGIEDTLRLHGFHLLSYSDDRSLDKLESLIKGAVAKRVDGVIMSPIFDPDHMERNERLYEYLRANGIKVIFLDRHLYHSDIPYVTSDNVSGAYALTKMLLEKGHRRIMFVRNSNVSTFNERLLGMKQAFFDSGLEFDNALDALIPTEHENFEEEFESYSARIAEEIRARGCTAIFAANDQIAEAVIVALNELGMRFPQDISLVTYDALNLNRKLMLDVTGLNQPFYEMGRTAASQLMKLVEGKELLSVQGQICKADLNLGSTIGPVR
- a CDS encoding gamma-glutamyltransferase family protein produces the protein MSFELINYPYPSRRTAAVARKGMVATSQPLASQAGLRVLQQGGNAIDAAIAAAACLTVVEPTANGIGGDAFAIVWHQGKLHGLNASGRSPMALTPDEVRKHGFEAAMPPDGWLPVTVPGAPSAWAALSERFGRLPFEALLAPAADYAEEGFALSPELGYSWEKAYQSRAAKTDDPLFAEWFRVFAPEGRAPRPGEIWRSPDHARTLAKIAATKGEDFYRGELAEALDRFARETGGLIRKEDLAAHRPEWVDPIAVRYRGYEIWEMPPNGQGLVALMALNVLNGIPLSRKDTIETCHAQIEALKLAFVDGLQHITDPVMMQASVERLLSPEYAAQRRGLIGRQAIMPEPGRLPSGGTVYLATADGEGNMVSFIQSNYRGFGSGLVVPGTGISLQNRGASFSLDPAHANVASPGKRPYHTIIPGFITKDGEAVGPFGVMGAFMQPQGHVQVISNMIDFGLNPQAALDAPRWQWIEGKKVLVETAFPETLASQLEERGHLVQPSAERRSFGCGQIIWREPNGVLIGGTEPRTDGCIASW
- a CDS encoding lipid-A-disaccharide synthase N-terminal domain-containing protein; the protein is MWWHSLMGSLSGGSVAWIVFGFIGQIMFTMRFITQWLASEKAKRTVVPLSFWVYSILGSVVLSIYAIYRKDPVFILGQLPSVFIYLRNIALERKNNIAQTAGEFKSMDS
- a CDS encoding glycosyltransferase family 2 protein; the encoded protein is MVKLSIVAPIYNEEENILLLHEAITNAVSSKVESYEIVLVNDGSKDRSASILNELAERDAAVKVIHFVKNCGQTAALYAGMKESKGELVALIDADLQTDPRDIFKLMPYIPNMDFVNGKRIRRKDTLVKKVSSRVGNGVRNWLTGDEIYDTGCPMKLMKREVADSYYLYEGMHRFLPTLAKINGFKVIEIAVSHQERQHGVSKYGVFNRAFVGLMDAIVIGWLRKRVIRYQIRGQ
- a CDS encoding GDP-mannose 4,6-dehydratase, translating into MSTYCVTGGAGFIGSHLCERLLKLGHRVVCIDNFNGVYDYKIKIKNILNSTGLETTFQYSNKETDLLHLQQAVEGDSYKLVVADIRHADELAAAFGNERIDAVIHLAAMAGVRPSIEDPLLYEDVNVRGTLTVLEAMRKHGVRKWLCASSSSVYGNQAKVPFSEEDRVDRSISPYAATKKACEVLGHTYYHLHDIDTIMLRFFTVYGERQRPDLAIHKFVGMLDRGEPLTVYGDGSSRRDYTYVGDIVDGMIGALAFVEGHETVYEIVNIGTNRTISLLELVRSIEQAFGKEALLRWLPNQPGDVEQTYADISKANGLFGYDPQTDFAEGLHKFVTWYRGN
- a CDS encoding UDP-glucose dehydrogenase family protein, producing MVKIGIMGTGYVGLVHGAVLSSYGFPVTCMDVDAEKIDRLAAGISPIYEPDLDELLTGGIEAGTLSFTTSAEEVVQSSDVIFIAVGTPAMDDGSANLTYVHEVMHAIGKYANGYKVVVCKSTMPVGTNRSIANYLDGVLKTRNEPFRIDVASNPEFLRQGKAVSDSLSPSRIVIGTENEEAKRMLQTIYAGYMRQHVPFLYTNPETAEMIKYAANSFLGVKISFVNELALLSEKVGANIQDIATGMGLDDRISPHFLQAGPGYGGSCFPKDMQALVGVGQKNGEELYVVRAAVAANEKQKAKMVDKISGVLASNGSLRGKTIAVWGLSFKPETDDIRFAPSYDIISGLVARGAAVKAYCPQGMKQAERAWTDLSGAVAFCESEEDCARNADAIVLMTEWKQFKASGLDSIVKSMRGNVFFDLRNLFADHPRIRLLFDYYSVGSDERRLYSLEEA
- a CDS encoding MarR family winged helix-turn-helix transcriptional regulator; this translates as MKDNQETILRLQEALTRFAKAEWRQKPIHGLTRSDIRILYCIMECEKTGNRKPRISDISKKLLVTTPTVTQLIKKLIEEELIERTVDPDDRRSVGIELTEKGKAVAKEADAHIKQSLGGLVDFLGLEESEHLADLLTKAFHYYHNLD
- a CDS encoding GNAT family N-acetyltransferase, whose protein sequence is MRFRLLQHDDADVVYRQFSDPDMCAFFSEPPCDYAEALEIIEHYRNPDGEDHLRYGMFDKETNAFVGTCGYHFWDPARKQVEIGYDIWKDYWKQGYMTEAMPVLIDICFKRLGVDCIYILTDPRNAASVAAVAKFGFTHAAPCRDTDDGTICLKLLRA
- a CDS encoding aldo/keto reductase, which produces MDFTRLGQTGLEVSRLCLGCMSYGLSARGSHPWTLDEERSRPFIRKALELGINFFDTANVYSDGTSEEIVGRALKDFARREDVVIATKVHGRMRPGPNGAGLSRKAILSEVDDSLQRLGTDYIDLYQIHRWDPHTPIEETMEALHDVVKSGKARYIGASSMYAWQFLKAQYTAEKNGWTKFVSMQNHLNLLYREEEREMLPLCADTGVGVIPWSPLARGRLTRSWDEISERSETDAFGKTLYTSAVDADRAIVERVGRIANARGVSQAQVALAWVLNKSTVTAPIIGATKPVHLDDANAALSLALTADEIRELEELYVPHPILGFQ